A region from the Salvia splendens isolate huo1 chromosome 15, SspV2, whole genome shotgun sequence genome encodes:
- the LOC121767120 gene encoding transcription factor bHLH71-like — MALEALSSNELLNFIMFDTTPFNEASPPELGSCSSMPPPPQPPETAAQGRKKRRRKPKVCKNKEEAENQRMTHIAVERNRRKQMNEHLAVLRSLMPESYVQRGDQASIVGGAIEFVKELEHIVQSLEAKKYASLDKKNATNYENENQNNSPFGQFFAYPQFTQLSNKYTSQTTAAIADIEVTLIETHANIRVLSRRRFRQLSKLVASFQSVFLTILHLNITTLESLVLYSISAKVEEGCQLNSADDIAGAVHHMLRIIEEEAILACHN, encoded by the exons atGGCTCTTGAAGCACTCTCTTCAAATGAGCTCCTCAACTTCATCATGTTTGACACAACCCCATTCAATGAAGCCAGCCCTCCAGAGCTTGGCAGCTGCTCCTCCATgcctccgccgccgcagccGCCGGAGACGGCGGCGCAGGGGCGGAAGAAGCGGCGGAGGAAGCCCAAGGTTTGCAAGAACAAAGAGGAAGCCGAAAATCAGAGAATGACTCACATTGCCGTTGAAAGAAACCGCCGCAAGCAAATGAATGAGCATCTCGCCGTCTTGCGCTCTCTCATGCCGGAATCTTATGTTCAACGA GGTGACCAAGCCTCAATTGTTGGTGGTGCAATTGAATTTGTGAAGGAGCTAGAGCACATTGTGCAGTCACTAGAAGCCAAGAAGTATGCATCATTGGATAAGAAGAATGCCACAAATTATGAAAATGAAAACCAAAACAATAGCCCCTTTGGACAATTCTTTGCCTACCCACAATTCACCCAACTAAGCAACAAATACACATCTCAAACCACCGCTGCAATCGCGGACATAGAAGTAACCTTAATCGAGACACACGCCAACATTCGAGTTTTATCGCGGCGGCGTTTCCGGCAGCTCTCCAAATTGGTGGCCTCATTCCAATCAGTCTTCCTCACAATCCTCCACCTCAACATCACCACACTCGAATCACTCGTGCTTTACTCCATCAGCGCTAAg GTGGAAGAGGGATGCCAACTCAATTCAGCAGACGACATAGCCGGGGCAGTGCACCACATGCTGAGAATAATTGAGGAGGAAGCCATCCTAGCTTGTCACAACTAG
- the LOC121766530 gene encoding protein RGF1 INDUCIBLE TRANSCRIPTION FACTOR 1-like, which translates to MGGDKEENRWPPWLKPLLKEHFFVQCKFHADSHKSECNMYCLDCMNGALCSLCLSHHHDHRAIQIRRSSYHDVIRVNEIQKYLDISCVQTYIINSAKVVFLNERPQPRPGKGVTNTCQVCDRSLLDSFRFCSLGCKIVGTSKNFLKIRRHSPEKKGAVSESEDSYSSSRNTSSFTPSTPPRTGLNFRSAKRRKGTPHRSPMGGFLLEM; encoded by the exons ATG GGAGGTGATAAGGAAGAGAACCGATGGCCGCCGTGGCTGAAGCCTCTGCTGAAGGAGCATTTCTTCGTCCAATGCAAATTCCACGCGGATTCCCACAAGAGCGAATGCAATATGTACTGTTTGGATTGTATGAATGGCGCTCTCTGCTCTCTCTGCTTGTCTCATCACCACGACCATCGCGCTATCCAG ATAAGGAGGTCGTCGTACCACGATGTGATCAGAGTGAATGAAATCCAGAAGTATTTGGACATAAGCTGTGTTCAGACATACATAATCAACAGCGCTAAGGTTGTCTTCTTGAACGAGCGCCCTCAGCCCCGCCCCGGCAAAGGCGTCACCAACACCTGCCAAGTATGCGATCGCAGCCTCCTCGACTCCTTCCGCTTCTGCTCTCTCGGCTGCAAG ATTGTGGGGACATCGAAGAATTTCCTAAAGATTCGGAGGCATTCACCGGAGAAGAAGGGAGCCGTGTCGGAGTCAGAGGACTCGTACAGCAGCAGCCGGAATACGAGCAGCTTCACCCCGTCTACGCCACCACGGACGGGGCTGAATTTCCGGTCTGCAAAGCGGAGAAAGGGTACTCCACATAGATCCCCAATGGGAGGTTTCCTGTTAGAAATGTAG
- the LOC121767405 gene encoding protein TORNADO 2-like produces the protein MALSNNIIGGANFVAMLLSIPVIWAGITLSSKADNACVKILQWPVIILGVLILVAALAGFVGGFWRIQWLLIAYMVAMLLLILLLACLVVFIYMVTSRGGGHPVPSRTYWEYDLDGYSGWLRQRVSSTYKWDRIRSCLSSTTICAELNQSYRAAQDFFNAPITPLQSGCCKPPTECGYTFVNPTYWISPINNAADTDCVQWSNDQTQLCYSCDSCKAGLLANLKKEWIKVDMILIITLVAFIAVYVFGCCAFRRAKTEDLFKKYKQGNTYT, from the exons ATGGCATTGAGTAACAACATCATCGGCGGGGCCAACTTCGTGGCAATGCTGCTGTCGATCCCGGTGATATGGGCGGGGATAACGCTGTCGTCGAAGGCGGACAACGCGTGCGTGAAGATCCTGCAGTGGCCGGTCATCATCCTGGGCGTGCTCATCCTTGTGGCGGCGCTGGCCGGCTTCGTGGGAGGGTTTTGGAGGATCCAGTGGCTCCTCATTGCCTACATGGTCGCCATGCTTCTCCTCATTCTACTTCTCGCTTGCCTGGTTGTATTCATCTACATGGTCACCAGCAGAGGCGGGGGCCACCCCGTCCCCAGCCGCACTTACTGGGAGTACGATCTCGACGGCTACTCCGGCTGGCTGAGGCAGCGCGTTAGCAGCACGTACAAGTGGGATAGGATCAGGAGCTGCCTCAGCTCCACCACCATTTGCGCCGAGTTGAATCAGAGCTACCGTGCGGCTCAGGATTTCTTCAATGCTCCCATAACTCCTTTGCAG TCGGGGTGCTGCAAGCCGCCAACAGAATGCGGGTACACGTTCGTGAACCCTACATACTGGATCAGTCCCATAAACAATGCGGCGGACACGGACTGTGTGCAATGGAGCAACGACCAAACGCAGCTCTGTTATTCTTGCGACTCGTGCAAAGCCGGATTGCTTGCAAATCTCAAGAAAGAATGGATCAAAGTAGACATGATTTTGATCATCACTCTTGTCGCTTTCATTGCGGTTTATGTATTTGGATGTTGTGCTTTTAGGAGAGCCAAGACTGAAGATCTCTTTAAAAAGTACAAGCAAGGTAATACATACACTTGA